taaggaactttttaacttttattcaAATTCCCGTAGACAAATTTATATTTCAGCTAAATGGACAATGGTAGGCGGCATGATTTCTGAGCCCATTGGTGGCCGGCCCATTGGGCCTCTTTTGTCCGACTCATGTCCTTAAACCCCGTTTCAAGAACTGTACATCCCGCGCACACCTGGACCAATTGGAAATGGGATGGTTAGCTCATAGCTGCGTGGGTATAGTAGGGTTCTGATAATCCACACTCCcttctccctctccctctccctctccctaaACACACAGGTAACATTCTCTCTTTGCTGGTATGGGTTTTTGCCATTTGTTCTGTACAAGTGCTTTGAATTTCACTGTAACCATTAGAGAATGTGTTTCCCTTTGGACTGTCATTTTTTTCTGtctttgaatgtttttttcGTTATGCTCCGTTTGGCTGATGAGGAAATGCACTAAAGGGAAAGCAATTGAAGTTTCGAAGTTTGGAAGGTGCGATTTCCAGCCACCAAAACAGCTAtaaatgtgagaatgagaatttcgttctcttctctgttttctcagcagccaaacgGGGGATTCGCATATTCTGAATTTGGTTGTTGGGTTGCTTATTTTCTTGATGGAGATTCCTTCGGTAGCTAGGAGTATCTTTATGCATTTTGGGATAGAAATTGGAGGATTATTTTCACGGAAGCGATATTCTTGAGGCGCTGTTTGCCTCATGAAAAATGGAATGTATTGTATTTGTAGCTCTAAGCTTGTTACTTTTTATACGAAAgctattaatttttcaaaatgatggAGAAtggcacaattttttttcttaaaaattttatgagTTTCTAGCCCAGAAATGAGCTCACTGTTCTCATCTCAGTCATGTTATATGTATATGTGAGGGCTTTGGCATCAATATTCTCATATCCTACATACAGAACAACTTATAGAAGTATTTAAAGAAAAGGAACTCTGGGGAACAGCTGATAGTGCTGAAGTCTGAAGACGAATTTAGAGTTGTAAAAAAATCATGGCAAACTTCTTAATTAAAGACCATGAGAAAACCAAAGAAGGAGCATTATTGCCAACACTTCCACTGAgaattttatgtttgttttatttaattttttttattgcctaTCTCCATTGAGGATTGCTTAAGTTACAAAAATCGTCAGTTTCCTTCCCCTTTTAAGAAAATAGCTCCTGGGATGAGGTTCCTAAGCTattacccattttttttttgcttgtgtgcaattcatttttatgttgaagCTTCTTGTTTCTGGTGATCGGACCCTGCCTAATGAGTTTTGCATAACAATTTAATCCTGGGCTAGTGGATCATCTTCTAGTTGCAGTAGGATATTTTGCCTAATAACGAAATATTGTTTATAGAGATTATCCACTTATGAATTTATGGGAGTGATGGAAGTTTGCTTGTGCAATCTTAGGCATACCTACttattaacatatataaaaaaaacagcTATTTCCCCTATTCATGACCAAAATTTTGGATGGTTACATATTGTAAGCGATACATCTTAACTTAAAGAGCCTAATTCCCAACTACCTGGTGTTTTTCACCAACTATCTTTTTTAGAGCCCTGTCCTTCCTTTTATGGGGCTTCTTTTCTCACATCCTTATTGGATTGAACCACATTCTTTGcaaccttttctttttgttccttttctgCTTTATCAATTACAGGTGCTTGTATTGAAGGTAGCTGTACTCAATATCATTGATTTATTTGTAGAAATTTTGTATTTACGTTATATTTTATACCTAGTTGTTGGGGAAGTGATTCTTTTGAAgttgaaatttattaaagagTCTTCATCTCTCTAACACACAGAAGTATAGGGGAAGTCTTTTGTGCCCTCGAGTCATATGCAACTATACAAAACACTGGAAGTGCCAAAAATGTTCCCTATAGAAGGATGCTTCCATTATTCCTTGAATCAAACTACCAAGCAATGGTTCTTACATCAAACTAGCAACCAAtgaaaacacacacacaaacaagTGCAAGAATGAGGGAAGTCCTATGTGCCATTGAGTCATATGCAACTACACAAACACTTGAAGTTCCAAAGAATGTTCCCAAGAGCAAGATGCTTCAATTATTCTTTACATGAAACTACCAACCAATGAAAAGATCAATAGTTGGAATAGAAACTTCAAGTGTGCACcctaaaatgagaaaaaggtaAGAGGAGAGAGAGTGAGAAGGAAGGGAGCTTCTCCCCATGAGCTCATATGTTGATAATCTAGATTTCTAATTTATGTTTGACATGTGATTTTGGAGAGGATGGGGGCAGTTGCTGAATGCATGGCCAAATCTTTGACTTCAATCTTTAGATGTTGCACTGTTCTAACTACTTCTAATTCAGATTTGTTATGATGTGCCGTTGAATTTATGTTCCATTagtttcttttacattttatttgcCTAACTGGTGGCATACTGTTGTATTTGTTGTACAAAAAGCAGTAAAATCTGTCATCAGTGGCTTTCATTATACATTTCTTGAGGCAAGTATTGCATTAGATGATCTTTCCCATTTAGTGATTATCTTGTAGAGATCATGTCCTTTACTACTTGATATGAATGTTATTTGAATGTAATAAAGAATACAACTGGGATACAGAGTAACCTTATTATGATAACCTGTTGAATAATATTGGGTCTCCAATTTGGTCCTTTTTGATGATTACCAGGTTGGTCTGCAGGGATCCATCCTTTGAGTCTTTGAAACTTACCTagattttttcaaatgaaaatttcccTTAATATCGGTTTGTATTTCTATGGGTTGTCTTGTCACTGATGGATTGCAAAAAGTACATTTCTATTTATAAGAAATCAAGAACTTGATTCATAAAGGACTTAAGTTGATTATGTTACATGCAGCTTTGTATCCTAAAATCTGGTGAACTTTCTGAACATTATGCATGCTATAAAAGGTGGATGGGTTGGGCAAACTTTTGCCCTAGCTAAGGGGAATGATTCAGGAAGGAGAAAGTCTCGAATTCGCCGGTCAAAAGAGGAGAGGAAGGAAATGGTGGAATCCTTTATAAAGAAGTAATTGCAATACACTTCCTCCTGTATTTTGATATCTTCGCCAGTCATTATTGCCCTAACTGAATTTTGTGTTCtctctctttcattttaatCTTTTGTCATTCTGTTATATGGTGTGACTGTGAACATGTGTATCTGTATCCATTGAGAAATACCATATCAACATCAGGTGAGCAATACCACTTTTACTTATGTACCTATAAATCAACTGTGAAAATGACTCTTGCGATCTGCTAGATGagtttttttatgaatttttgagaataatagGTAGTTGGTGGAGTTGTTAGATTCATATAGTAGGGTTTGACAGAAAATATTTTTGGCCATCATTttcactttaaaataaaaaccaggATTAAAAGAGAAACTTCTTCTTGAGTTCAACTTCTTGGCAAGATAATTTTTATCCTCATGCAGTCTGTCTGTTCCTATGTTCTCTAGAACTAAAGGCAGATTTCTCCCTTTTGCAAATGAGTGGGTCCATCCATCTGGTTCAAATGCCTTAGTAACCTTTCATGACATTATTGCTCAATTCTGTAGCTCAACTGATTAGCATCCTGCCTCATTTAGAAATGGTTTTTATCTATGGTTGCTGCGCATACTGCATATACTACACACATGCATGCACAAAGACTATCGAGAATACATTGTTAATGTGCTGATATGGTGATGACCATGATGTTATAACTTTGAAGATAGTAAGTGCAGGATATGTTGTTGGATATTTGTTTGTTATTTATGAGAAAAAGAATTAGTTGGCCCAGTGATTAGaccaataattctttttttcaattgaattgtTTTAACTGAAGCTGAAATTCATGCTATGATTTGCTAATTACACTTCTCTCTATTCATTGATTTCACTGTTAAACTCTATTTGATTTTCTGTTTTCCAAATTCTCATCAAAGTAGCTAGCTGCAATTTAGATATCACTTGTTTGGTGTACTTGCTTTTAGATATCAGAAATCAAATGATGGCAATTTCCCATCACTCAATCTTACACACAAGGAAGTTGGTGGGTCTTTCTACACAGTGCGAGAGATTGTCCGAGAGATTATCCAAGAAAATAGAGTGCTGGGTCCTGCTAAGTTGACCCCAGAAGAGCAGCACATAGTTGAGTTATCTGAGCAATATCCTCTTGGATCAATTTCCTTAGAACCTCAAGTTCACCTGTCATCATCAGTTGAAACTGATTCAGTACCCGACCATCATCAGATTAGGAGTGAAGAACTGGTTCTGGATTCTAGTAGAAAATACACTGGATCTGAACATCACATATTTGACAATGGGTGGATCATTAATGGGAGTcatatggaaaagaaaaatgaagaatctGACATGCCAATATATGCAGAGTTGGAAGTTGCTGAAACTTCAGGGGCAAAGAATGCTCTTTTAGAAGAAGTAGAAGTAACTGCTGCTAAAGTGACGGATATAGCAGCAGATGTAGTGGTAGAGACGTTTCCATTAAGGTCTTTTACTAAGCCATCTTACAGCTTGGATGGGGAGCTAGGTGAAGCAAGCATTATGACTGGAAttttggaagaaaaggaaacagaGAAAGTGGAAACAGAAACAGGAAAAAGTTCTGTATTGGATGGAAAGAATTCAGTAGAGGACCCTTTTGGTTTGGTGGATGAGAAAGCAGTCACAAGCCCCGGAGGTTCATTGTTGGAAATGAACTCTGGTTTGATTGATGAGGAAGCAGTTAAAAATGTTGCAGATCCATTGTTGGAAAGCTCCAATATCACTTCAATCAACAAAGATGTTGTGCATGATGATCAGGATGGCACTATTCTTGAAGTTAAAACATCTCATGGTGACTGCTTATCATCAGACACATTTGAGCAAAGCCAGGAGATTGCTGAAAATAAggtaattaataaaaatggaacttgtgtgtgtgtgtgactTCTGGATGCACTAATGCGCACTTTCAAGTGTGCTAGGCTTTCCCTTAATGCTTCAATCTAATTGGGGCATTGGTTCTTCAAATTTGCAAGATGACCCCCTAAATCAAGTCTGGTTTGAATTTGAATGGAACTCTTCACTGAATATGATTTTAGCACAATTTGCATTTGTAACACCCTTTAATAGTTTATAGTTGTTTCTGTTGGAAAATTGTAAAGGATTTAGAGCCAATCTTCTACAAAGTAATCTACTTTGCCTTCTTAGAAATTGTTCGATCGGATTGAGTCCTTACTGTGACCTAATGATTGAATGCCATCTTTTTTTTGACATACACACATGGACATCAATATAGTCTCAAATTCATCCTTTACAATTTTCATCTGATGATTGAATTATGCAAACAGTTCTAGATCTTTGCTTCTATCCAAACATTATGGCAAACAAGATCTAACCGATCTTGTCCATGAGGATTCATGACAGCACCTCATGCTTCTTTGGGTCCTATCTCTCTGATTCTGTGTTTGTGCCTGTGGATAAATGTTACATGTTTATGGCTCTGTTCTGGTGTCAACCACAATGATCTTAACAACCCCAATCCTGCTCTGCCCATGTTACCTCACTTCTGAAAGACTAACTTTTGCTTCTATTTGGCCTGAATTTGTCTCTTGATTAGATGGTAAGTATCCACTCATTGGAATTCTTcccttttagaaaaattattgcATTTAACAAATGAGAGATAAAACATATTCTGaacaaatatgattaattagATGGTGACTTGAAATGAATATATGAGATGTGCATCTCTGTTTCTTGAATATGTATGGGATGAATTTGTGCTTGAAAGTGCTGTTTAATGTGCTTTTGCAGAATTTAGATTCTCCAAATGGCATCTATAGCGAGAATATGACTGGGTCTAGTACCAGCAGTGCCTGTAGTGAGACCATTTCTGAAGAGGCaattgtgattgaaaagaaacCCAATATTGAAGATGGTAGCATCCCCCAGAAAGGAAGCAGTCCAACTCTAGACAGAATTAATCTGTAAGGACCATGTTCTAACCTTGTCATTCTGAGATTCAAAAATACCcatccttattttctttaaggTGTCTTCACTGAGGGAGATTCTCCTGCGATAACTAACTGGTACTTTATGTGTTTGTAGTGAATCATGGGAAGGAGCATCCAAGAAATCTACAGAGCCAGAAACTAACCCATTTCTGGCATTCATTAAGGCATTTGTAGCTGGCTTTGTGAAGTTTTGGTCTGAGTAAAATTTtcccatttattttctttagtttcgATGCCCCAGATGAAAGGTTTAGAACCTGCCAATGGAAGGGGCATGATTTGGTTGAGTCTTTGCTCATATCAGAGAATGTAGTTGTTCTTAGTGTGTCTTGtcatttctttatcttttatttttccagtAATTTTTTGTGGAACACTCTCTTTGTTGTGCATGATTCAGAAAGTTTGGCATTGCTGAATATTTCACCGACTAGTGTTTGAAGGGACTAATCCTCCATATTTGAAAAGCTGGAGAAAGAGGTTGGGCATCGAGTCCTTTTCTGCAACGCTCTGTTTCTGGAGCTTAGGCTACCAATGGGCTAACCTTTATGCAGATATATGAGTTCTGAAAAgtctttttcttatataaattaCAAAAGCACTTAAAAGCGCTTACCAACAAAATTATTGCAATGCATACCAACTACACACGTgcatttaatatcattaataaccCGTACCATCTATTCACGAGGACGAGATGATGAGGTTGGTGGAATAGAGACTGAAGAAGCTAGTAAAGATGTGGAGGTTGTTGTTTTGATAGTGATGAGGAGGATGGTGGTGAAGCTGTTTGATGCTCATGTTGTTATATAAGTTGTATGTTCCTCGTATGCTTATCCACATGAAGGTAAAAGTTAGCCCTGATTAGTAGctactttttaaaatagttttaaaacagaaaatataatatataatgttttctcgaaacatattttgtttttaattattttcacttgtttttttatcgATTGTTTTAAACTCTCTAATGTTTGTTTGACCTTTTCTATTTTGTAATCTTTTCAACAACCATGTCGATATCATCGGTGTCAATGAGAATCAActcaatcatcaatgaaagacaaTTAGGTACGCTCTTAACAATCATATTCTTATCTTTCAATGTCAATTTTGGGTCGAACATCTAGTACCACATGCCAATTAGGATCTTCTAGGTTCTTATATTAGAAAGCTTGTGTAGCATGAGtttgaaagaatgaatgaactTTTCTCGAATAACTTAAAGCTACTCACATTAGATGGATTTACCATCCTAAAATTTGATTCCTTATCAATGTGAACGCTTTGTTGCGTTAGTTTAACTCAATCGCACTTAAATAAAATAGGTTTGTATCTTCCATGATACGCCAATTGGATGATATCCTTAAGAACTCTATAACATATCATAGATTAATCAATTAGAGATTCGTCTTTAGGAATACAAAGTACTAAGAATCTTTGGATACACTCGACTCCAATGCATGTACATATAAAGTTGGAAATATAATTTGTCAGAAAATGCCTTAAATTCTCTTTTGAGTTAATTTGTAAATTTGATATTCTTCTTATTAGGATGTATTCTTCTTAGAGattgttatattattattaagaaaatatcatattgtGAATTTTTGTGAAATAGAtactttattatgattttattttattttttgtaagaatggatatttttaataattaggcAATTAGTTTCATAGATGAAATATTCCTATATAtgtaatgataaaaaatataagaaagatcttgattaaaagaaaaaatcattcttaGGTAAAATTTGGGCTGGTTTAAAAGTTCTAAGATTATAATCTCCTTGAACAATGGTAGAagttcttctttctcttcactTATGAATACAAGCTTTAGGATGAACCGCGTAAATTATTATATGCTTTTGtacattttctctttttattcttatattttcttttacatattgTTATTCTTTGTCTTAGTTTTTTTTCACACCAAACTACTATCAAAGTTTCTATTAGCACAAGAAGTGATATCAAAGTTTAAGTTAACGTTTTTGGAAGAGTAAAACAAAGAGGATTATAATAAGAATTTTGGTTGAAAGTAATCTCAATTGTTCTCTCATTAGAATGTGATAAAAGAAATATGTATTTCATTATTAGGAAagttattgtaatattagattttcttataaataaaaaaaagaagaaa
This DNA window, taken from Vitis riparia cultivar Riparia Gloire de Montpellier isolate 1030 chromosome 13, EGFV_Vit.rip_1.0, whole genome shotgun sequence, encodes the following:
- the LOC117929327 gene encoding uncharacterized protein LOC117929327 is translated as MHAIKGGWVGQTFALAKGNDSGRRKSRIRRSKEERKEMVESFIKKYQKSNDGNFPSLNLTHKEVGGSFYTVREIVREIIQENRVLGPAKLTPEEQHIVELSEQYPLGSISLEPQVHLSSSVETDSVPDHHQIRSEELVLDSSRKYTGSEHHIFDNGWIINGSHMEKKNEESDMPIYAELEVAETSGAKNALLEEVEVTAAKVTDIAADVVVETFPLRSFTKPSYSLDGELGEASIMTGILEEKETEKVETETGKSSVLDGKNSVEDPFGLVDEKAVTSPGGSLLEMNSGLIDEEAVKNVADPLLESSNITSINKDVVHDDQDGTILEVKTSHGDCLSSDTFEQSQEIAENKNLDSPNGIYSENMTGSSTSSACSETISEEAIVIEKKPNIEDGSIPQKGSSPTLDRINLESWEGASKKSTEPETNPFLAFIKAFVAGFVKFWSE